A segment of the Streptococcus chenjunshii genome:
CGCCGCTAGCGGCAACAACTGCTGCAATATCCTCTTCGACCGCCTGAAAACAGCCTGATTTTAAAAGACCGATGTTCATTACCATGTCAATTTCATCAGCACCTGCTGCCACTGCCTCTTTTGCTTCAAAAGCTTTAACAGCTGAAGTGTTAGCCCCGAGCGGGAAGCCAACAACAGTACAAACCTTAACATCAGAAGCTTTCTGCCTTTCGGCAGCCAAGCCAACCCAAGTTGGATTAACACAAACACTGGCAAAATGATGCTGCTTAGCTTCATCAAGGAGCTGTTCTATCTGCACCTGAGTGCTTTCTGCCTTTAACAACGTATGATCGATATATTTATTGAGTTTCATCATAGCCCTCTCTAAGAAATAATTTTAATAATTTCCTTGGGAACCAGCCGTTCTCTCATTATTTTAACATTTTTTTGAAATTCTGTAAGCTCTTTTTCCCCTAACTCTTCTTGAGAATAAATGCAGGCCACCCGTTCTCCTTTTCTTACAGCATCACCTACTTTTTTCTCAAAAACCAGACCGGTTTCATAATCCAAACAGTCAGATTTAACAGCTCGGCCTGCTCCTAGTTTCATAGCAAACAGCCCAAATTCCAAAGCTGGCAGTTCTGCAATATAGCCCGATTCTTCTGCCAAAATCTCCGTAACAAATCTAGCGTCTGCAGGCCGGTAAAGGTCCTTAAGATCACCGCCCTGAGCTGCAATCATTTCTTCAAATTTCCTCAAAGCCCGGCCGCCGACAAGATGCTGATGAATAACAGCAAGAGATTCTTCAACTCCCGCCAGCTTAAGCATTATCTTTGCTAAATCACAAATAAAATGACTGATATCCTCACGACCTTGACCTTGCATGATCTGCAGCGCCTCCAGAACTTCCAGACGATTGCCAACAGCCTGACCTAAGGGCTGACTCATATCTGTAACAACAGCTACTGTTTTTCGGCCAACTTCTTTTCCAAGTGTTACCATCGTCTCAGCCAATTTTTCTGCATCGGCGACCGTTTTCATGAAAGCACCGTTTCCAACCGTGACATCGAGGAGAATACTGTCGGCTCCTGCCGCAATTTTTTTGCTCATAACAGAGCTGGCGATGAGGGGAATCGTATCAACTGTAGCAGTCACATCACGCAAAGCGTACAAGAGCTTATCAGCCTTAACGAGACGTTCAGACTGGCCGATAACAGCTAAACCAATTTCTTGAACCTGTTTGATAAACGCTTTTTGCGGACGTTCAACTTGGTAACCTTTCACTGCCTCCAGTTTATCTAAGGTACCGCCCGTATGTCCCAAACCGCGACCGCTCATCTTAGCAACAGGTACACCAAAACTGGCTACCAGCGGGGCTAAGATAAGCGTCACCTTATCGCCGACCCCGCCTGTTGAATGTTTATCTACTTTAATCCCAGGGATTGCTGACAAATCAATGCTCTCTCCTGTTTCAACCATAGCTAAGGTCAAATCGCGGATTTCCTGCATGTCCATCCCTCTGAAGTAGACAGCCATAGCAAAAGCAGACATTTGATAATCAGGAACGGTTCCTGCTGCATAAGAGGAAATAAGCCATTCAATTTCCTGCCTTGTTAAGACCTGATTGTCGCGTTTTTTTTGAATTAAATCAACTGCCCTCATATCTTCTCGCTCTGCAAAATATAGTAGCCCTTATCTCTTTTTAAAACCTCACAGTTGCCAAAAACATCCTGCATTTTAACTTTGGCACTAGGGGCGCCCTGCTTTTTCTGAATCACTATAGTCAAAAGGCCGCTGCTGTTTAAATGCTCCTTGCCTTCTTCAATAATTGAGTGCACAATCTTCTTTCCGGCTCGAATGGGTGGATTGCTGATAATATAATCAAAAGATGAATCTATCTTTTCATATAGGTCAGACTGAAAAATATGTGCATCGATGCCATTTTTATCAGCATTTTGCTGCGCTAAGGCAAGAGCGCGGAGATTGATATCAACCAATGTAGCTCTCACCCCTTGAACTTTTGCTAAGGCAAGCCCCAAGGGGCCGTAGCCGCAGCCAATGTCCAAAAGTGTTTTTCCAGCTTCCAGATCCAAGGTATTTAGAAGCACTTGACTGCCATAATCAATCATCCTTTTAGAAAACACCCCGGCATCAGTTAGAAAATAGAAGTCTTCTCCCAGTAAATTGACTTTTAACTCATGGATATCATGAGCA
Coding sequences within it:
- the deoC gene encoding deoxyribose-phosphate aldolase — its product is MKLNKYIDHTLLKAESTQVQIEQLLDEAKQHHFASVCVNPTWVGLAAERQKASDVKVCTVVGFPLGANTSAVKAFEAKEAVAAGADEIDMVMNIGLLKSGCFQAVEEDIAAVVAASGGKLVKVIIETCLLTEEEKVKACQLAVAAGADFVKTSTGFSTGGATVADVALMRQTVGDKAGVKAAGGARSYTDAQAFIEAGATRIGTSSGVAILKGEKVDGGY
- a CDS encoding pyrimidine-nucleoside phosphorylase — encoded protein: MRAVDLIQKKRDNQVLTRQEIEWLISSYAAGTVPDYQMSAFAMAVYFRGMDMQEIRDLTLAMVETGESIDLSAIPGIKVDKHSTGGVGDKVTLILAPLVASFGVPVAKMSGRGLGHTGGTLDKLEAVKGYQVERPQKAFIKQVQEIGLAVIGQSERLVKADKLLYALRDVTATVDTIPLIASSVMSKKIAAGADSILLDVTVGNGAFMKTVADAEKLAETMVTLGKEVGRKTVAVVTDMSQPLGQAVGNRLEVLEALQIMQGQGREDISHFICDLAKIMLKLAGVEESLAVIHQHLVGGRALRKFEEMIAAQGGDLKDLYRPADARFVTEILAEESGYIAELPALEFGLFAMKLGAGRAVKSDCLDYETGLVFEKKVGDAVRKGERVACIYSQEELGEKELTEFQKNVKIMRERLVPKEIIKIIS
- a CDS encoding class I SAM-dependent methyltransferase; translated protein: MYYAEKPTSAHDIHELKVNLLGEDFYFLTDAGVFSKRMIDYGSQVLLNTLDLEAGKTLLDIGCGYGPLGLALAKVQGVRATLVDINLRALALAQQNADKNGIDAHIFQSDLYEKIDSSFDYIISNPPIRAGKKIVHSIIEEGKEHLNSSGLLTIVIQKKQGAPSAKVKMQDVFGNCEVLKRDKGYYILQSEKI